tttttggGCGGGGGGGTTCCTCTTCTATATGTGAAAGAAGTGCCTAACCTCCTAATTTTCCACTCTAGTCTTATGTCGGGCCTGTCAGCCATGGACACGAAGGCCAGTGGGCGGCTGGGTGTACTGACGATCACTTACTACCTGTGGACAACCTTCATCGCCGTCATCGTGGGCATCGTGCTCGTCCTCATCATCCACCCGGGCACGGGCACCGAGAAGGACACCCATCACGCCAGCTCGGGGCCCGTTATGACTTCGGCTGATGCTCTGCTGGATCTCATCAGGTAAAACACCTGAACGGAACTGCGGCTTTCTTACActttccaaaatggccgccgcccCAAAAATGGATACAAACAAGTGGATTTTGCCCTGTAGAAAATACATGGATGGGAAACTACTCAATATCTTGCTTTAGGGGATGCTCAGGGGTCAAAGGTGACCTTTGAGACCTAACATTGATCTCATTTGGGGAGTAGATTGACTGGGGCCAATTACATCCAGTCCCCATCCAATTTTCATCTTATTAACTCCCTCCTAGTGCACGGTCAAGACCATTAAATCTCCAAGGGTCATTTGGATCCCGTGTTCCGACGTAAGAGTTCTATCCGCATGTCATTCGAGGGGTAAGCTAAGGCCTCCATGACAAATCCATAGACCATTTGAGTCTCGGAAACTAGACTATTGGGAGAGAAACCTACAAAAGAGGGCCGCAGCAAAAGACCTGATTCCAAAACAGaacttttgacttttaaatcaGGTAAAATAATTGTAGTGTCAACGGTCGCCTAAGAATAGGAAGCCACTTACTGGTAATCTGATAATCTGGTACTCACTCGCTCGGTGTACGCTGGCCATGAGTGCGCTTAGGCGCCGGGCCATTCACGTAAGAGCTCCACGAATACACGGGCGCTAAATCGGATTATTTAACAGCGCCGGCACGGTGTTTGTCTGCTTGCCGCCGAGCGAGCAAACTCTTGACGTCAGATTGTCCTTGCGTGCTTGGACAGCTCCGGCCTCGTTTTTGCTGACGTCGCTCGGATAAATCCCTCAGGCTTTCACAAACACGAGTTTGCTTCACATGGAGCCTAAAGTTAGCCCCATGAGTCCTAATGTGGGAACCCCCCCTAAACCAtcgtgcatttttttcatcttttacagGAACATGATTCCGTCCAATCTGATTGAAGCAACCTTCCAACAGGTAAGCAGATTCATTCAAAACCATTAAAAACCATTGTGACATATCTTCATATTAATTTCCGTGTCGTGGTTCCTCAGTATCGAACAGACCTGGTGCCCATCGTGCACAGTTCCGTCGAAAAGGAGTCGCAAGCCAACTATGTGTACGTCATGCCCGACTATCACAATCCCCGACTGGGCCACCCGGTTTTTCTGGACATCACCCCGGCACCTGACATCAACTACAAAATCGTGCCCAGCACCAGCAAGGGCATGAACGTCTTGGGTATCGTCATCTTCTCGGCCACCATGGGTAAGATGAGTCGATGTGACCTTCTTGGGgtcaattttgaatttgacaGAGTTGAGGATTGAATTGAAACGCTCCCTCACGTGTTCTCAGGGCTGCTCCTGGGGAAGATGGGCGAACGCGGTGCACCGCTGGTCAATGTGTGCCAGTGCATCAATGAGTGCGTCATGAAGATCATTAACGCGGCCATGTGGtgaggaacacacacacacatctgaaaaagacacacaaagcccAGGCAGATTAGAGCTAAAAATAATTAGCACTCGGCAGTTCGGCAGCACTTGAAGCGCTAACGGCTGATAGGAAGTTAGCAAACAAAAGATTGGACAATTTCATCCTGCAGGTACTTCCCCTTCGGCATTGTGTTCTTGGTGGCAGGCAAGATTCTGGATATGCATGACCCCGCCCACTTGGGCGAAAAGCTGGGCATGTACTTCATCACGGTCCTGTCCGGCTTGTTCGTGCACGGCCTCATCTTGCTGCCCCTCTTCTACTTCTTCTTCACGCGCAAAAACCCGTTTCCCTTCATCAGGGGCCTTCTGCAGGCTCTCGTCATCGCCTTGGCCACGTCTTCAAGGTGAGCGCCGTGTGTGGATGATGCCACCACAAGATCCTGATTTGGACCTTTTATGTTCTTTCAGTTCAGCCACTTTGCCAATCACCATGAAATGTCTGCTGGAGAACTGCGGCGTGGACCGGCAGATCGCTCGTTTCGTGTTGCCCGTGGGAGCCACTATCAACATGGACGGAACGGCCCTGTATGAGGCCGTGGCGGCCATCTTCATCGCTCAAGTCAACGAGTACGACTTGGACTTCGGTCAGCTCGTCACCATCAGGTAGAGGAAACCTCGGAATAagtgggttaaaaaaaacccaacttAACAGCATTTCTTTGTTCTTAGCATAACGGCGACAGCGGCGAGCATTGGCGCAGCTGGAATACCTCAGGCCGGTCTGGTGACCATGGTGATCGTCCTGACCTCCGTGGGTTTACCGCCTGCTGACATCTCTCTGATTGTGGCCATTGATTGGGTTCTGTAAGTctcaccaaaaagcaattgAACGGCAAGCTTTTTGTTGAAATCCGACTGAGCTCAAGGTCTCGTTTGTCGCAGCGATCGCTTCAGGACGATGATAAACGTCCTCGGAGATGCCTTAGCAGCTGGGATCATGGCACATGTATGCAGGAAGGACTTTGAGAAAGCCACCTCGAATGTGGCGGCTTCCAGAGATGCGGTCACCCCGACCATTGTCAATAACGGGGGGTCATCAAAACGGGTAAGGATGAACAACATTAGCACCCcagaaaattcaaaatattgaCTTGGTTCGTCCCAACAGAGAGACACGGTGATCTCGGTGGGCAACCAGAGCGTGGCCCTATCCGACGCGCCCCTGATCGCACACCGCTGCGATTTTGTTTTCGAGGTTGACGGCGACAACATCCTGGAGAAACCCATGGCCTGCTACAACCTCTGCCAAGTTTGAGATCATCTTCTCAAAAACGGACAGTCAGCCTTCCAAACGCTCACCTCAAAGGAGACCGAAGGGAATCGTCGTAAAGGAACGATGCGACTTTTCAGTTTCTTTGCCAGTGCCAAGGTAAAACAAGAAAAACCTCCACGACTTGATGTACGTCGTGCTGTGTGTCTTGTAATGGATTCCGTTTCTGAGCATCTGCAGCTAATTTAGATGGTAGCGAGTGTCGCTTAGACCCAGATGCCTTAAAACGATCCATCAGTCAATTGAATCTCTTGCTTAGACGATAATAGCAGCATTTTCCTAGACCCGTTACTTTTTTTATACCGCTTTAtttttgtgcttgtttttccAATTAAAATTTGGTTCAAtgcctgtcattttttttggtagaAAGAAATCAATCAGGATTCTTCCTCCTTGAAAACACAAGTCATTCCTTCACTTAAAAGCcaccattgtttttattgacatAATCCAACGTTAAGACATTTAAAGGTGGGCAGAGGTGACCATCAGCACAACTCCTCGGTAAaaatacacgcacacaaacacgacgCATTGATTGACAAATAAATACTGTGTGCGGCTTAACAAAACCTCTcctcataaataaaataaattaaggcTGAACGTAGCGCCTCCCCACCCATCTCACTCACCTGTTTGAGGaacaaaaaatctaaaagcacTCAGTAGCAGCAGCcagtagaaaaataaaaaatgaagataaaattacatttaaaagttGGATAAAGTCCAACAAGACTTTTGCTTTGAGCAAGTCACCACATATtgcacacatttcaaaaaacgGGTGGGAATTTGCGAAAAATGAAAGGcacagaataaaaatgagcCTAAACCGTGTATCCGATTCACAAATTTATCACGAGCAATTAAGAACTTGAGGATCTAAATTGGCCCGTGTAGAAAACCAATCGGAGTGTtttatctatatatatttaaaggGGCCaaactgagaagaaaaaaaaacagaaaaaacaaacaaagcaaaggtttcgcaaaacaaaagtaaatttaatggtttgaattgaaaagggaaacaacaaacaaaagtggacTAACCAACAAAGGCCATTTGTTTCACTTCAAACTTGAGATGAGCACTTGTTAAAACAacgaaaaccaaacaaaaaaaacctacctctgctaaaaggaaaaaaaaaattaaaaatcacaaGAAAGTTTGCTTTAGTtatgataaaacaacaagtgggaATAAAAAGAGGGTGGGCGATGCCGAGTTCAGTCAGTCCGATAAAACTCTCTAGTACCTCTGTTCAATGAGGGGAggaagggaaggagggaggggggaagcAAAGCCATCATTTGAAGAATTGACTCATTCGTCGCCTGCGTTTGGTCCATCGCATTTCGCTCCTCAACATTTCccatacaaataaaaaccacaataataaaaagataCTTGGCTTTGATTGTTCATCCAATCAGAATTGGAGCaattggggagggggggaccaAATTCAAAGTGCTTTTCGCTCACATTTACTTCCACTGGATGCAGATTCCAATTCAAGGCCTCTATGTCTCCGGGACGGCGGGCTGCGTCTCggtgagtggaaaaaaaagcacagagcAAAACGCGGCTCCGAATGTGAACGGACGAGACCAAATAAATGCGAAAAAACGGTCATGTTTCAAAGAAACCACGTCTTTGAGTTTTACCGGTAAAGTAGCGGGCGttcaattttttggggggggactAACAACGATATTAAAGTCTCATGCTCtagaataaaagtgaaaaccaACCACGAGCGACACGGAGAAATTCcgagacacttttttttttttagacgaCAGGTGCGCTGTTGAGTGTTAGACGAGCATGAAAACAAGCGGACCGCATTTCTCTACACTTTGACCTCTGATCTCTACTTGTGGCCCTTGCTGGTCTTGAAGGACACCTGCAGGGTCTTGTCGCCCAGCCGGTAGCCGTTCAGGCTGGCAATGGCCATGGCCGCCTCCTCGTAGTTGGTCATGGTGACGAAGCCGAAGCCCTTGCACTTGTTGGTGTTGAAGTCGCGGATGACCTTGACGTTGGTGACGGCGCCGAAGGGGCCGAACATCTGCCAGAGGACGCTCTCGTCTGCGTCCTGGCCGAGGTTGTAGATGAAGATGCACCAGCCCGAGGCCGGGTTGCCCGGCACGCCCACGCCGCCCATGCTGTTCATGTGGTCCACGCCCATAGGGGAGAACCTGAGGGGGGCCGGCAAAGCATGACTGACGTGCTCCCCGCCGTGTCCGTCGCGCTCGTGACTGGCTCACCTGAATCGCTGCGCCTGGTGGTGCATGGGCCCGGCGAAGCGTCTGGACTGGTTGTGGTAGAGCTGGGAGATGATCTGCGTGTTCTTCATCATGTTTGGGTCGGCGGCAAAGCGCACCGAAATGGGCTCAGCGGCCCCGGGCGGCTTGTGGCCGTTAACGTTCTTGGCCGCCTCCTCGGCCTCGGAGCGCTTGTCAAAGCGGATGAAGGCCTTGCCTCGCGACATGCCTGCGTTCGGGGAGAGACGGGTGAGCCGGCGGCGCTCATGGCGCTCGGACGCCGGCGTCCTACCTGTGGACTGGTCGACGAGCACGCGTGAGTTTATGATGCGGCCGTAGCGTGAGAACATTTCCTCCACGTCCTTCTGCATCATGGACTTGGGCA
Above is a genomic segment from Syngnathus acus chromosome 22, fSynAcu1.2, whole genome shotgun sequence containing:
- the slc1a8b gene encoding solute carrier family 1 member 8b, which translates into the protein MERWKKMLPHMSPKVKAYVKEYCKRNGLLTLSVLAVVTGCVLGFVLRSLNLSTQAKIYFSFPGELLMRMLKMLILPLITSSLMSGLSAMDTKASGRLGVLTITYYLWTTFIAVIVGIVLVLIIHPGTGTEKDTHHASSGPVMTSADALLDLIRNMIPSNLIEATFQQYRTDLVPIVHSSVEKESQANYVYVMPDYHNPRLGHPVFLDITPAPDINYKIVPSTSKGMNVLGIVIFSATMGLLLGKMGERGAPLVNVCQCINECVMKIINAAMWYFPFGIVFLVAGKILDMHDPAHLGEKLGMYFITVLSGLFVHGLILLPLFYFFFTRKNPFPFIRGLLQALVIALATSSSSATLPITMKCLLENCGVDRQIARFVLPVGATINMDGTALYEAVAAIFIAQVNEYDLDFGQLVTISITATAASIGAAGIPQAGLVTMVIVLTSVGLPPADISLIVAIDWVLDRFRTMINVLGDALAAGIMAHVCRKDFEKATSNVAASRDAVTPTIVNNGGSSKRRDTVISVGNQSVALSDAPLIAHRCDFVFEVDGDNILEKPMACYNLCQV
- the elavl1a gene encoding ELAV-like protein 1a isoform X3 encodes the protein MMQKDVEEMFSRYGRIINSRVLVDQSTGMSRGKAFIRFDKRSEAEEAAKNVNGHKPPGAAEPISVRFAADPNMMKNTQIISQLYHNQSRRFAGPMHHQAQRFRFSPMGVDHMNSMGGVGVPGNPASGWCIFIYNLGQDADESVLWQMFGPFGAVTNVKVIRDFNTNKCKGFGFVTMTNYEEAAMAIASLNGYRLGDKTLQVSFKTSKGHK
- the elavl1a gene encoding ELAV-like protein 1a isoform X2, which produces MAVRRGHIQYLNEAFDMSNGYDMPGEEAKNAKTNLIVNYLPQGMSQDDLRNLFSSVGEVESAKLIRDKVGGHSLGYGFVNYVNPSDAERAIESLNGLRLHSKTIKVSYARPSSDTIKDANLYITNLPKSMMQKDVEEMFSRYGRIINSRVLVDQSTGMSRGKAFIRFDKRSEAEEAAKNVNGHKPPGAAEPISVRFAADPNMMKNTQIISQLYHNQSRRFAGPMHHQAQRFRFSPMGVDHMNSMGGVGVPGNPASGWCIFIYNLGQDADESVLWQMFGPFGAVTNVKVIRDFNTNKCKGFGFVTMTNYEEAAMAIASLNGYRLGDKTLQVSFKTSKGHK
- the elavl1a gene encoding ELAV-like protein 1a isoform X1 — encoded protein: MAVRRGHIQYLNEAFDMSNGYDMPGEEAKNAKTNLIVNYLPQGMSQDDLRNLFSSVGEVESAKLIRDKVGGHSLGYGFVNYVNPSDAERAIESLNGLRLHSKTIKVSYARPSSDTIKDANLYITNLPKSMMQKDVEEMFSRYGRIINSRVLVDQSTGRTPASERHERRRLTRLSPNAGMSRGKAFIRFDKRSEAEEAAKNVNGHKPPGAAEPISVRFAADPNMMKNTQIISQLYHNQSRRFAGPMHHQAQRFRFSPMGVDHMNSMGGVGVPGNPASGWCIFIYNLGQDADESVLWQMFGPFGAVTNVKVIRDFNTNKCKGFGFVTMTNYEEAAMAIASLNGYRLGDKTLQVSFKTSKGHK